tgtctctacaatTAGCACATCTCTACACAGCTATCCAGCTGACTGTCAGCAGGCTCTGACAGTGGCCTGACATagttattgtttttaaatcaaactGATTCATGGATACTTTTTGCTTACCACAAGATTTAACTAACACAAATTTAATAGCTGTTCAATTAAACACTCTATAGAGCAAATTTTCTAGGAATTCTATTAATCTGTTAATATTTGTTCTATTAAAGTTGCATTTGGGGTCATGATTCCATACCTTGGTTTTGCAATGTAGGCTCTGATCTCTTAGTTTATTAATAGCATTAAGAAGGagtgtagccgggtggtggtggtggtggtggtggtggtggcggcagcagtggcggcgcacgcttttaatcccagtacttgggaggcagagccaggtggatctctgtgagttcaaggccaacttggtctacagagtgagatccaggacaggtgccaaagctacacagagaaaccctgtctcagaaaaaaaaagtgtttatgtCAGGGCCTGGGGGCCCATGTCTCTAatcaacatttgggaggcaaagtcaGAGGATCTCTCAGAGTTTGAGACAGTTTTGATCTACCTAGTAAGGTCCAGGCCAGCAAGGAACTACATGAGACCCAAGCAAAAGAAAAGTAGGTTTTTCAAACAATGAGCAGCATCGTATTTAGGACTGCATCATACTGTGTGCAGTCATTGTCTTTTTGGATGTTTCATGATATTGTTTTGCATAAGAAGGCCTCTTAGACCCTGACTGTGTGCTGCTGCAGGTGTTGATCTATGAGTCACTTTGTGATCAATGGGCTCTGACAGAGGTGTGTGCTTTAAATAGTCAGGGTCCTTTTCAGGCTCCCCAGTGAGATGTGCTGAGGTGGATCTCAGGTGATCAGGTTCTTTCATGATGCCAGCCACTTAAAGCTACAAAGGCTGCAATACAGTGAAGACCCAATCCAAACCTTACAAAATTTCATGCAGTAAAATGTGgagcttgctgggcagtggtggcacatgcctttaatcttagcacctgggaggcagaggcaggaggatttctatgagtttgaggacagcctggtctacagagtgagttctaggatagactccaaaaagctacacagagaaaccctgtctcaaaaaaaaaaaaaaaaaaaaaaaaaaaaagtggagcttgccactagttaaccatagaggtctggaggtctgtacagagatgAGCTAGGAAGTGACGAGAAGGGgcggagacaggaagtgataaggcagggaggagacaggatctctgcccttttggtcagaggatctggagaggtaggaagtcactggtggctgcttctctgcttctctaaaTTTCAAGGTTTTACCCAGATGTCTGACTCctaatttttattgataagattaattagatgcTTCATCTGGTGCTCAAgttttggggcatgaattcacaaaaaacTGCTTGCCCATATGCCGGAGCTGCATTCGGGGTGGGAGGCTCCTGCTGGAGTCACCACCCGACCACttaggttttccttttcttcaaccCCAAAAGGTAGAAATCAGGAAAGATCAATTGcgaactcttaatgactttcaaaaatgtcCAGGAGACATTAACTGGCTACAGTCCACAATTGTATTTACAACTTAAGAAATGAGTAATTTCTTTCAAAACTTACAAGGTGACagggacttaaatagtccaagaacattatcagctgaagctgaaagagaattggcttggtagaaaagaaattacaggatgctcatgtggatcatttggatccagagcttgattacACTCTGGTCATTTTACCTTCTGTGCATTTCCCTACAGGAGATTTaatgcagagagaaaagaatatcTTAGaatgggttattttattttattttgttaccatataaacagagtaaaaaatgaaAGACCTAGGTAGAAAATGTTTTTGAGttgatttcaaaaggaaaattgagactttgtccgttagcaggaatagatccagtagaaattgtagtaccatttactaatgctgaaatttcctcttcatgggcagaaaatgaacattggcaaagagcttgaaataattttttgggGAGGGATTAGtgacaaatatcccaaaagcaagagaattcagtTAATAAAGAGAACTAAAtggatccttcctcacattgtacaggaaACACCAACTTCTGGaacccctacattctatactgctGCAAACACACCAGGAAAGGtaggttataagtcaggaaatttgaataaagtggctcaaagcccttataaCTCTGTTCAAAattcagaattatatgctattctgatagTGTTATTGGATGtttcagaacctcttaatatagttattgATTCTCAATATATAGAAGAGTtgtcttacatattgaaactgctgaatttattccagaTGATAGAGAATTAacattgttatttattcagttacaagaaataatcatagccgggtggtggtggtggtggtggtggtggtggtggtggtggtggtgcacacctttaatcccagcactcgggaggcagagccaggtggataactgtgagtttgaggaggccagtctgggctatcaagtgagttcctggaaaaggctcaaagctacacagagaaaccctgtcttgaaaacaaaacaaaacaaaacaacaacaacaacaacaaaaaaaaaacaaaaaaaaaaaaaaagaaaaaagaagaaaagaaaaaaaaagaaattatcagaaatagaaatcatcccttggCTCTCTGCTCTTACCACTGCATCAGACAGAGAGACCGAGCTTGGAGTTTGGagataataaaggctctttgcttttacatgtgtgtgtgtaggggagggaaacaaaaacaaacaaaaatatcatcccttatatataacacatattagatcccatatgggtctaccaggccctctagcacaagataatgatgaaattgatcaactattggcaggaaatgtgctagaagcctcagaactTCATAAAAAACACCACGTCACcagcatgaatttgaaaaaagattttttttaatcacttggcAGCAAGcgaaggaaattataagaaaatgtcctacttgttccttgaataaccaaactccactacggGCAGGAATTAACCCAAGGGGCACTCAAAGAAttgaatttggcaaatggatgtgtttcatttagcagactggaaaattaaaatatgtacaccataccatagatatatcttcaggatttcaatgggcaactgctttgagttctgaaaaggctgatttgtaatcacacatttgttagaagttatggctggcatgggaatacctgtacaaattaagacatatgtgtggtggtattgtgttcaccaaaatattgtgtactctaataaatttatctggggtcagagaacagacagccactaaatacaaaggctagaaaatggtggcactcacacctttaatcctagcattccagagatagaaatccctctggatctctgtgagttcaaggccacattggaaacagccaagcatggtgacgcgcctttaaccccagaaagccagcctttaatcgcagggagtggtggtagaaagcaaaaagatatataaggcgtgaggaccagaaactagaagaatttggctggttaagattttggctggttaagcattcaggcttttgagcagtaattcagctgagacccattccggatgaggactcagaggcctccagtctgaggagacaagaccagctgaggatccggcgaggtgagatagctgtggcttgttctgtctctctgatctaccagcatggaccccaataactcgccttgggtttgattttattaataagaacttttaagattcctgctacacatatgcttcagcatatgtctctagtaaaataaaacagttttttttttgcatattacaacataaagcatattacaggtataccacacaattctACAGGGCAAGCATAAAGCagattacaggtataccacacaattctACAGGGCAAGCATAAAGCagattacaggtataccacacaattctACAGGGCAAGCATAAAGCagattacaggtataccacacaactCTATAGGGCAAGCATAAAGCagattacaggtataccacacaattctACAGGGctagcagttatagaaagatctaatcaaactctaaaagatacacttaataaacagaaaggggtcaCAAAGACCCCCAGAGGTAGATTGCATAATgccttattaactttaaattttctaaatgagaaatttaaatttctctaatgagaaaatgagaaaaaagcttcagagagacattggatagtagaaaaaactactgaattaaatcagcctgtgtactttaaagatgtgttggcCTCATaatggaaaccagaatatgtgttacattggagaaaaggttttgcttttgtttccacaggagaagaaaagctttggatatcatcaaaattgataTAGATGAGATTTGTACatgagagacctcttgattagaagaggtaatagttcatcagccagtgtgaccattcaatctaaactaacttataagactaacaaatgcttttcatttatttcagatataaattgccaaaagggaaactccccaaagttagggttgggacagggttttgtttttgtctttcaaggaGAATAAAGGAATCCAGCTAAAGAATCTGaggaccactggacaaatgagacatctgaagaaaaaggatgaatcattCAGAGAAAATGCCCCAAGAAAAAGTGTAAATTGGCTTATTGATAtgtcacatttccaacaggataaaattttataaatctcaaatgtttgtttctgctgttctctacagacacataatacaaatggtgtttttttttttttgtattcccagttcaattaaaaattaaagctggctttggaattggagcatggctctctccttctctaaacctaagcatcttgttaaaaggaaaatccaacatctctgtctcatgtcagagagccacctgatatgggacagaggaaaaaccaaaattaaggggctattctattgctattattctcataatcctttggttttattttgactctttaaaactattcttaaggtataaatattatatcaaaatttataagattgatatatacatttttttctactttttgtcATGATTATTAATAGTCATATAGAGAACTCATTCTAGAAAAAGGTTTGATCTAACTTCCTcacatgattttgggtttgagtctctatcaggtaactaggaattaagattttgtactctggatgtataTGGCAAATTATGGTTCTTTAACTTCTTTGAGACCTGTTGCATATGACACTTAAAAtgttaagttttctgcagtgaaccatgaccatgcctaacagagACCTTTAAAGTCTCCAAAAGAGGATGGGGCCCCACTACAACAATTCCACCTAAACTATGGTAATGCTACTAAGCTAACAAACACAacctaaagattggctttggactataaactgcttAAGACAATTTTAAGGTAGTAGGCTGAGATggtgcagcctcacagactactctagccaggacttgagacaagccctgtactttcccattacacagagactggataaTAAATGATACAGCcagttctcccaggacttgacaattatcccagtTTTTTtcaggtcccctaaagatgccatcacccccagacaacaggaagtaattttaagaacactacAGCCATATTCCCAAGGGGTGCAGTGGACaatttttggtctttcaatgggttatggatatttgtcatcagtTAGGGgaattggttacaagttattattggtATGGTCAGGAAGAAAGCTAACAAaagaaattagattcagggatcctgttataaaaagaaaaaatggtaatGTATAAATAGGATAAAAGTATAGATCATTGAATGTACTTttaaccaaaaaagcaactactagtcttaaacaTTTTACGTTGGCTTAAAATTTTGAATACTGATAcaaattttagattatttttgttatactgtaatatgttatagaaatgataggattaaaaggtagattattgaatctacttttaaaacaaaaacaactactagttttaaatattttcattgatatggatttttttatattggtacaaatttgaggttatttttgttaggacATACTAtgcatatgtttctactcttgttcaagatatcatacttatacagctcatttaacaatgtaatttaaatttctagtccttgaaaaatattattacaaaatatttaggttaataaagaaatgcaggtagttagtagttagtcacctattacaatcaaacttgtattcatgctagatatgttttcaaggtcaagcagagatatagtttagatagtcaggtagtcttcaaacacttcagagacttacagaatatagcatttatgatgttttaataacataaggttcttttttttaaatgacaatgtgACATGTCTgttcttggcagcaccaatctacttcagagaagatgatggacatcaaagaaactccaaatggagtttactttttttgtggcaaaagttagccactgggaaagaaactgccctttccttgactgctggcagtatgctgcccaaaatggacaagcaggacagacAAGAAAGTGacttgccaaactttgccaagacaaggtaagacagtcctGCTTCATGGAAAAGTCTGTCCAGTATCTTAGCCTGTGGGtggaagatggatgccccaatgttacagaggaaccttgggtgactgtccaggaagccagctgtttcTATCGTTTATTAATTTGGGAAGTTGTTTcctctgcactttctgttttctcGGGTAATAGTATAtacttcttgggtctctgatggagttgaagacaagatagttatagtttttaacaaattcagaaaagtcaTTCATAAAAGAagtgtaaagtatataagattgagatacatcaaaaacagtttggggttggtaatacaagttaggatagaaagtgaattaggtacaacactttggactcaccaagataggatagataatggagtattttctctaaatttgtcaaatgctaatggactagatgttgttaatgtaattattgcatatatatatattgtgtttattgtatatagtttttctatgttaattaaaaccttcactttttttttattcaaagcgattttattgctgtgtacaCAAGAATTTACGCCActagagcagaggctgtggatgaCTCATATTTCCAATTGGGTGGGAGGGCCCGCTTAGTCTTATAGTAATGAGCCAGCTGGTGAATTCTGCTCTCTATCAGAATCAGGCGGAATTTAGCATCCTTATCCTTTCTGTTCCTCTCAAGATGCTTTCGGACAGCCACCACTTTCTTAATCAAATGGTACAGATCCTCAGGGAGGTCAGGGGCAAGGCCTTTCAACTTAAGGATTCTCAGGATTTTATTACCAGTCACAAATCGGACCTGCGCCACACCATGCGAGTCCCTCAGGATCACACCAATTTGGGAGGGAGTCAGGCCTTTCTTGGCCAGTTTGTAAATTTGTTCCTTCACGTCGTCAGACGTCAGCTTCAGCCACGTGGGGACGCTATGGGGGTAGGACAGCGCCGACTGGGACAGGCCCTTCCCGGGAGCGTGCATGCCACCCATGATGGGGGAGGTCTGGCAGCAAAGAGCAAAACCTTcacttttatttagacaaaatggggaaatgtgtgataaagcttgcctggagatgaggCAGTGGAGCTagacactagttaaccacagaggtctggaggtctgtacagagaagagacagaaagtgataaagcagggcagagacaggatctccgcCCTTTTGGTCGGAGGATCTGGAGAGGTAGGAAGTCACAGGTGGCTGTTcctctgtttctctaatctttcaggttttaccccaatatctgaatTCTGATTTTTATTGGTAAGATTAGTTAGAATTACACTTCAGGCAACATGTTTTAATAGATATTGTTGCTAGAATCTTACGTCTGGGAGACGTCTCTGCTTGAGAGTGACAGTATGGTCCACCAATTCAATTTCCTGAAGTAACTTTCACTTTTTTTCAAAGGCTGATGAAGAacctctcctcacccccacccctctacTTTCCAAAAGGAGTTCCCAAGGGAGATCTGTCAGAATatggatagaaagaaagaactctAACAGAAcctcaaataacaaaacaattgtcAAAGGAAACCTTCAGTAACTTCCAGAGAAATGATACCACTCATTCTAGTAGCCAAAGACAGGTCTCAGATTCTGGATGAACCCAAAATTAATGTTTAGGTCTTGCTCTGTTGGGGGATGGCTGCAGATCTGATGTAGCATCACCTTGACTGAGAAGGGAATATAAGATTCAaacctaagaaaaagaaaaaaactgtatgACTTTATGCTCTCTCCCTCTTTACTAGACTCTGTGTTATATCTGGTTTACCAGATAGCTGAGAGGTTTTTCAGGAATGCTTGGTGCTATACATCTATTCCTAAAGAGGCATCAAAGCCTCCACCATAAGCAAATTTTACTATACCACTTAAGCTATAAAAtctgaaattatcaaataaataataaatgccaCCAACCATTGGAACTAGTGATGTAGACTAGGCTTACTCACAAACACTGATTTTATAAGGGCAGTAATTGTGCTGGCTTGCTGATATAAGTCTTTAATCCATGCACTGTGGAGGAAAAgatgggcggatctctgtgagactgaGACCTGCCCCATGTACAGAGTAAGTTATAGGAGagacagagctatgtagagagaccatgtctcaaaaaaaaaaaaaaaaaaagaaacaaacatatagTACCCACCGAGGACCTTCCTGCTCCTGTACATTCATCCCTCatctgcttgtttttattttttgagacagggtttctctgtgtagctttggagcctgtcctggtactcactctgtagcccaggctggcttcagactcacagagatccatctgcctctgcttctcaagtgctgggattaaaggcatgtaccaacacCACCAAGACATTCTCCACTTTTCTAGTTCATGCTCAGGAGACTTCCTGAAGCACCTTTAAGATTAcctaaaagaaaattagaattcCAGGGCACTGAAGATGACCTCATTGTAGGAAAAGAGTAAGCCAACAGCTGATTGGTTGGATTAATGGGAGAAATTTAGGGATGAATCCTTTACCCTAAGGTGGGTCAAGGGCTGGGCTTTAGGAGGGAGTATATAAGCCAGAACCTGGGCCATTCTTCACAACTACATTGGACAGTCATCTGCTTGGAGTTGCCTTATTCTGAACAGGAGAGCTCTTGTGATGGAAATGGATGGTTTCAACGAGAATGCCTGGTGGACATTGCCTGAAAACTTTGATGTCCCATTTGTAACATTCATAGATGAAGCCCAGGAAGAACACATATTTGGTAGGTGGCCTTTCCTATGTCCTCTTCCCCTCTTTCATGGTTTTCCAATCTTCTCCTTTTATGCAGTCTGTCCCAGATTCCTAGTTGTTGTGTGACACCATTCCTAGGGAGATGTGGGCAAGTATGTACTCAGCCCTGAGAGGGAACCTATACCAGCCAAGGAAGCCATCAGTagaacttggtgaaccaatgagaatTATTGGGGATCCTTAGGGGTAGTAGTGAGGGGTTacccacaggagcagaaatgactccaagacaGCTGTGTCACTCAagcccacccagcatgggtgacagctcacagaagctgggaacctggagcacactgaacAATATTGAGGGACTTCCAGAACTTGCTTATTTCTTctgtcttaaggagcttccctgcaggatggagtATGTAACTGCCCTGattcttaaacattttgtttgctctttgcttttgtttttttgtgatagTGCCCCTCTATATAGCACTGTGTGACCTGTACTAGCTGTttaaaacaggctggccttgacctcacaaggatgtgtctgtttctctgctcTGAGTGCCAGCATTAAAGGAATGCATCACAATGACCTCCACACCTTGTTCTTCTATCTCTTCTTCAACATCCACTGTCTTTATTTACAGCTGCACTCAGAATAGGTTTTAATCTTGGAGGTAACTGCCACCCAGTTCCAGCCTCCTCACATAGTGCTAGTGGCTTATAAATCCTTTTGTTATATCTTGTGTGTTCAGGCCATGAAGACTTATACCTCAGAAGCATCGAGCTACACAGCAACACCCTCATTCAACTGGAGAAGTGGTTTTCAACCTCAGGCCAGACTCGAGTCACTGTGGTTGGACCACTCAGAGCAAAGCAGTGGTTGATGGATATGATTCGGAGTGTGGGGAGCCAACAAGCTTACTTCCAGGCCCGAGGTAGGTGACTTTGACAGATATGCACTTGAGGGTTGACTGCCTGACAGATAATAGTTGTATGGCACCATAGATTCTGATTGAGCCTCCCAGGACTGTGGGAATCCAGATGCTTCTCCAAGTCCATTCTAAGGGAAACAGTTTTAGGTTACAgccattttcatttcctgaggTCTCTAAGATCCTGGGGTGGTATGAATAGATCACCTGGGTGGGTCTGGGCTTGTCTGAATTCTTCCCTAATCATGTCCCCAAGGAAATCTTGGTTCCTAGTTCTGAGCCTCACTTTACCATTGTTCCACATTCTCTCCTCAGGTGAATTGATGTTGCATCTTGTCCGGAGCCAACCCTTGACCAACGCTGACTTGGATGCCGCTTTGAGCATACATATATGGCCTGATTTGTGATATGGTTTCTGGGTTCTgaactggctggcctggacttcacagaaatacacctggttttgcctcccgagtactgggatgaaaggtgtttGACACTACCTCCAGGCTCATATTTACTATATTCTACAgcgaaaaaaaaaactgtactgtTGAAAATAACCATGGACATTTGAagtataacctgtttttatgttcatgctatctgtgtattatttctcctgccaTTGTACATAAAATCTTCTTACcacaaaaaaggacaaatactttagaattgtattacatgacatatatagaatatacaaatcatagagacagaaaaagtagacattatctcaagatgtagaagaaagaaatatagagcaatgattttcTAAGTACAGaatgtctgttttgtgtgatggaaaagtcccacaaatgATCCTTAGAATCAGGACGTAATattatgaatgtaataaatcaattcAATTAATGTAAATAacgaatatcataaatataattattgaatgaaaacTGAATATGTAATCAGTGAATACCACAGATATTATTAATATCATGattgtaattaaaattaataaatgaataaattagatgtgaacaatgacaacaaattCCACAAGAGCttgtagttattttttttctaccaaacACAAGCATTTTTTGAAAACTGGGTGGAGATGCACACCTtaaatctgagcactcaggaggcagagtcagaggaaccctgtgagtttcaagacagccaggcctacatgaGATAGACCttgtataaaatgaaatgaaacaaacaaacaaagaatcaaagagagtcaaagacaaaaaaaaaaaaaagaaattgtcctGGCCAAGGTGGTTACCATTCCTATAAATCATGCCTGATAAATCTTGAAACCTGAGAAATCAGTAACTTGCCAGAGATGACCAATCATCAGGACATCTTTACAATGTTGCTTCAAACATCCATGCACCTGGATGCTGACAGCACACAACATTCAGACTGGAATTTAGAGACCTGCATTACAGCCTGGAGAAAGATTGTTGACTTGATAATGGTTGGTGTGAAAATCCACTGAAGGAGAAATaagttttctgcattttgaaactctccaggctgggctcaaactcacaggacTGCCTATCTATTACTCCccagtgttagaattaaaggaatgcacccCCTTTTATGACTTTATTTCTCTTATTATGGGGAGTATTATATAATTACACAATTttaccccttccctttcttccactACAACCCTCTCACATACCCCTCTTTGAtctctttcaaaatcatggcCATTTTACATTAGCTGTCTTCACAggcatctatatatatatatgcaattagCTCAGCATGATTTTCTGCTCCCCTATAATctctaaaatatgaaattatcaaataaataataaatgctacCACCCTCTGGGAACTAGGGATGTAGACTAGGCTAATCCACAAACACTGATTGTATAAGAAGGGCAGTAAGGGCGCTGGCTTGTTGGCTCAGGTCCTTATCTCTGAactgtggaggaagagatgggtggaTATCTGTGAGAATGAGACCAACCTGatgtacatagtaagttccaggacagccagagctatgtagagagacctggtctccaaggaaacaagataaaacaaaaaagaaacaaacagatatAGCATCCACAAAGGACCTTCCTGCTCCTGCACATTTTTCCCTCATTCACTTattctttttggatttttgagacagggtttctatgtttagctttggagcctgtcatggaactcactctgtagctcaggctggcctggaactcacagagatccacctgcctctgcctctaagtgctgggattaaaggcgtgcaccaacaccacCTGGATCTCATCTACTTTTCTAGTTGATACTCCGGAGACTTCCTCAAGCACCTTTAAGATTACCTAGAAGAAAATTAGTATTCCTGGGCACTAATGATGACCTCACTGTATTAAAAGAGTAAGTCA
This DNA window, taken from Peromyscus maniculatus bairdii isolate BWxNUB_F1_BW_parent chromosome 21, HU_Pman_BW_mat_3.1, whole genome shotgun sequence, encodes the following:
- the LOC102927149 gene encoding KH homology domain-containing protein 1-like — encoded protein: MDGFNENAWWTLPENFDVPFVTFIDEAQEEHIFGHEDLYLRSIELHSNTLIQLEKWFSTSGQTRVTVVGPLRAKQWLMDMIRSVGSQQAYFQARGELMLHLVRSQPLTNADLDAALSIHIWPDL